Proteins found in one Cardiocondyla obscurior isolate alpha-2009 linkage group LG03, Cobs3.1, whole genome shotgun sequence genomic segment:
- the LOC139101311 gene encoding protein artichoke: MIKITCLILLMLSFGKYGFTQTANYKTISIDSPEILRKNIIKLQKINDIELLNKNVYEFLNLNKWNLKSIPLNTIESNAIKHFSLHDNFLEKIPHDILKHLPYLSYLNLSRNDIILYESNELKHENLQVLDLSNQNMSKVNNLIPDVDVFDNNADDKYTRMIFDSAKMHLPNLKFLDLSGNDIATLLWNFNLSFPQLLRLDLANINGLILDPNFFKKIPTSLRVVHFENNYFNELNLPTTAELTELYLDGNPLKYFNVTSAKLEILSLSNCKNLHKIYLNTPYLRQLDLSKNNLHEKEFVMNYDVFRTLRVLLLDYNKFSYFFTLHDMQWLNELSMSYNKIRFFEPDSFKYLRFLKKLSLKGNEINNIETATFEGLDQLECLDLSYNQLTHLFPDWAFPLKKLQYLNVQSNKFPTISDIGIYSISNLQHLLVMNNNFSKVTTLELEPLPNFITVYLMTAGHKLTIFFVLTIVLQVKTEYAKDEKRKPDFKPFNSIQSKSEKVENPIVQPEPPSTKKEPPIFIPRQITTTTEYNFIECNPHGHIFKFSNVGLQKIGQDFIKSHDIIKLSLDNNNISEISPFAFRNTQNLKYLDLTGNNIPKAKLLMMNGNVKLEELIINNNRDFRTSTQNIMNDYEVFPNLKYLHLSNSQLNNFLVPYFTATPKLTHLYINNNSIDSSEIVFDNIPTTLTHLHLNKNFITGIQQGKLRHLQELIMNENNITKLCYENCEDESIYLKNAELLTILSLSNNQISEISENAFHDTHYLLELDLSNNKITNIHQGTFNTTRRIQKLSLANNKLSAIPNICSIYNLKILDLSGNHIGAISSNAFCLYQMNLQELYLSNNIITTVENEAFFGLHNLQYLDLSGNRLRQLPTYWLHPLSGSIQDLHLERNSFTDLDSVSLINIKTMKNVYLDENPMPTLSAGSFHLLSKHLKVHLRNVFVENKCAECSCDNDEDNDENSNNANNSYDYNDQ; encoded by the exons ATG ataaaaataacgtgtttaattttattaatgctttcTTTTGGAAAGTATGGCTTCACACAAACAGccaattataaaacaatatcaATTGATTCGCCAGAAAttctaagaaaaaatattattaaattacaaaaaataaatgatattgaactattaaataaaaatgtatacgagtttttaaatttaaacaagtggaatttaaaatcaattccACTCAATACAATTGAAAGTAATgcgataaaacatttttcgttacacgataattttttggaaaaaatcCCTCACGATATTTTGAAGCACTTGCCGTATTTATCTTACCTCAATTTGTCTCGTAATGATATTATTCTTTACGAAAGTAATGAACTTAAACATGAAAACCTTCAAGTATTAGATTTAAGCAATCAAAATATgtcaaaagttaataatttaataccggATGTCGACGTTTTCGACAACAATGCAGATGATAAGTATACGCGTATGATATTTGATAGTGCAAAAATGCATTTACCAAATTTGAAGTTTCTCGATTTAAGTGGAAACGATATTGCTACGCTCTTATGGAACTTCAATTTGTCTTTTCCGCAATTACTGCGGTTAGATTTAGCAAATATAAACGGATTAATATTAGATccaaacttttttaaaaaaataccaaCGTCATTGCGCGTTGTCCATTTTGAGAACAACTATTtcaatgaattaaatttaccgACCACTGCAGAATTAACAGAATTATACTTGGATGGGAAtcctttaaaatatttcaatgtaaCGTCAgcgaaattagaaattttgtCATTGTCTAACTGTAAGAAtcttcataaaatatatcttaatacTCCGTACTTAAGACAATTAGACTTATCGAAAAATAATCTCCATGAAAAAGAATTCGTTATGAATTACGATGTGTTTCGTACTTTGcgagttttattattagattacaataagttttcatatttttttactttacatgATATGCAATGGCTGAATGAATTATCGATGAGCTACAATAAGATTAGGTTTTTTGAACCAGACTCTTTTAAgtatttaagatttttaaaaaaactatcATTAAAgggaaatgaaattaataatattgaaacgGCAACATTCGAAGGGCTAGATCAATTAGAATGTTTGGATTTATCATACAATCAATTGACTCATTTATTTCCTGACTGGGCGTTCCCGTTAAAAAAGctgcaatatttaaatgtacaatcaaataaatttccaacTATTTCTGATATAGGAATATATTCTATCAGTAATCTCCAGCATTTACTtgttatgaataataattttagtaaagTAACAACTCTAGAATTAGAACCATTGCCAAATTTCATTACGGTATATTTA atgACGGCAGGCCATAAATTAACGATTTTCTTCGTTTTAACTATCGTGCTTCAAGTAAAAACTGAATATGCaaaagatgaaaaaagaaaacccgaTTTTAAGCCATTTAACTCAATTCAATCAAAATctgaaaaagtagaaaatcCAATAGTACAACCAGAACCTCCTTCGACAAAGAAAGAGCCACCAATTTTTATACCTCGACAGATTACTACAACtacagaatataattttatagaatgTAACCCTCATggtcatatttttaaattttctaacgtCGGTCTTCAAAAAATTGGTCAAGACTTTATAAAGAGCCATGATATCATTAAACTTAGTCTCGACAATAATAACATAAGCGAAATTTCGCCATTCGCTTTCCGCAATACACAAAACCTGAAATATCTTGATCTTACTGGGAATAATATTCCAAAGGCAAAGCTATTGATGATGAACGGAAACGTCAAGCTGGAGGAGTTGATTATTAACAACAACCGAGATTTTCGTACTTCTACACAAAACATCATGAACGATTATGAAGTTTTTCCGAATTTGAAATATCTGCATCTAAGCAATAGCCAGTTGAATAACTTTCTAGTGCCTTATTTTACGGCAACGCCGAAATTGACTCACTTATATATTAACAACAATAGCATTGATTCTAGTGAAATTGTTTTTGACAATATTCCGACAACGTTGACTCACCTTCATCTCAATAAGAACTTCATCACTGGAATTCAACAAGGCAAACTAag gCATCTACAAGAACTTATAATGAACGAAAACAACATTACCAAATTATGCTACGAGAATTGCGAAGATGAATccatttatttgaaaaatgcaGAACTCTTGACAATTCTGTCTTTATCCAACAATCAGATATCAGAAATATCAGAAAACGCTTTTCACGATACACATTATTTGTTAGAGTTGGATCTCTCAAATAACAAGATCACCAATATACATCAAGGCACCTTTAATACAACGAGAAGAATACAAAAGCTTTCTTTAGCTAACAATAAACTTAGTGCTATACCGAATATATGCtcaatatacaatttaaaaattttggaTTTGTCTGGAAATCATATTGGCGCAATTTCTTCCAATGCATTTTGCCTTTACCAGATGAACTTGCAGGAATTATATTTGTCAAATAACATTATAACCACCGTTGAAAATGAAGCTTTCTTCGGACTCCATAACTTGCAATATCTAGACCTTTCCGGAAATCGACTGAGGCAGTTACCAACGTATTGGTTGCATCCGTTATCCGGATCCATCCAGGATCTACACCTTGAACGAAATAGTTTCACCGATTTGGACAGTGTATCGCTGATTAACATTAAAAcgatgaaaaatgtttatcttGACGAGAACCCTATGCCGACATTGTCGGCTGGATCTTTCCACTTACTTTCAAAACATTTAAAAGTACATTTGAGGAATGTATTTGTGGAAAATAAATGCGCAGAGTGTTCGTGCGACAATGACGAAGACAATGATGAAAATAGTAATAACGCAAATAATAGTTATGATTACAATGATCAATAG